In Corynebacterium aquatimens, one genomic interval encodes:
- the zwf gene encoding glucose-6-phosphate dehydrogenase, with product MSESTQAEKWQNPLRSRKDRRLPRIAGPSGMVIFGVTGDLAKRKLLPAVYDLASRGLLPAGFTLVGFGRRAWSKEDFENYVKEQVLRGARTDFDEHVWRRLAEGMQFVQGAFDDDQAFDNMAALLKEMDATRGTAGNWAFYLSVPPEYFAHVVDQLDRTGMAHGTEEQWRRVIIEKPFGHNLESAKELNKTISAVFPERAVFRIDHYLGKETVQNILAMRFANQMFEPIWSSRYVDHVQITMAEDIGLGGRAGYYDGIGAARDVIQNHLIQLLALVAMDEPVSFSPRQLRYEKLKILRATTPIGPFEETTARGQYTAGWQGSEKVVGLREEEGFDPNSTTETYAACTLGINSRRWAGVPFYLRTGKRLGRRVTEIALVFKKAPHQPFDPGLTSQLGANTLVIRVQPDEGILLRFGSKVPGSTMEVRDVNMDFSYTEAFTEESPEAYERLILDALLDETGLFPTSAEVERSWEILDPILDFWAEHGRPDEYAAGTWGPPSADHMMAASGRAWRRP from the coding sequence GTGTCGGAATCGACACAGGCGGAGAAGTGGCAGAACCCACTTCGTTCGCGGAAAGACCGCCGCCTCCCCCGCATTGCTGGCCCGTCCGGCATGGTGATTTTTGGTGTCACCGGTGACTTGGCCAAGCGCAAGCTTCTTCCGGCCGTCTATGACTTGGCGTCCCGCGGCCTTCTTCCCGCTGGCTTCACGCTCGTTGGTTTCGGCCGCCGCGCGTGGTCGAAGGAAGACTTTGAAAACTACGTCAAAGAGCAGGTTCTTCGCGGTGCACGTACGGATTTCGACGAGCACGTCTGGAGGCGCCTCGCCGAAGGCATGCAGTTTGTCCAAGGCGCGTTCGATGATGATCAGGCTTTTGACAACATGGCCGCGCTGTTGAAGGAAATGGACGCAACCCGCGGAACCGCCGGCAACTGGGCGTTCTACCTTTCGGTACCCCCGGAGTACTTCGCGCACGTTGTTGACCAGCTCGACCGGACCGGCATGGCGCATGGAACGGAAGAACAGTGGCGCCGCGTGATCATCGAGAAGCCCTTCGGGCACAATCTCGAATCCGCCAAAGAGCTCAACAAAACGATCAGCGCCGTGTTCCCAGAACGGGCGGTCTTCCGTATTGACCACTACCTGGGCAAAGAAACGGTGCAGAACATTTTGGCAATGCGCTTTGCTAACCAGATGTTCGAGCCGATCTGGTCCTCCCGCTACGTTGACCACGTGCAGATCACCATGGCCGAGGACATCGGCCTTGGTGGTCGCGCTGGCTACTACGACGGTATCGGCGCTGCCCGCGACGTGATTCAGAACCACCTGATCCAGCTCCTTGCACTCGTGGCCATGGACGAGCCGGTCTCCTTCTCACCGCGCCAGCTACGCTACGAAAAGCTGAAGATTCTTCGCGCCACTACGCCCATCGGACCGTTTGAAGAAACGACCGCGCGTGGCCAGTACACCGCTGGGTGGCAGGGCTCCGAAAAGGTCGTCGGTCTGCGCGAAGAAGAGGGCTTTGACCCGAATTCAACAACGGAGACCTACGCGGCCTGCACTCTGGGCATCAACTCCCGCCGCTGGGCCGGTGTTCCCTTCTACCTGCGCACCGGAAAGCGCCTGGGCCGCCGCGTGACGGAGATCGCGCTCGTGTTCAAGAAAGCGCCGCACCAGCCCTTCGACCCGGGCTTGACCAGCCAGCTTGGCGCCAACACCTTGGTGATCCGCGTCCAGCCGGACGAGGGCATCCTGCTTCGCTTCGGTTCTAAGGTCCCCGGTTCCACCATGGAAGTGCGTGACGTGAACATGGACTTCTCCTACACGGAAGCATTCACAGAGGAGTCCCCGGAGGCATACGAGCGCCTCATCCTGGACGCACTGCTGGATGAGACCGGCCTCTTCCCCACCTCCGCTGAGGTGGAGCGCAGCTGGGAAATCCTCGATCCGATCCTGGACTTCTGGGCCGAACACGGCCGCCCCGATGAGTACGCCGCTGGTACATGGGGCCCACCGTCTGCGGACCACATGATGGCGGCCTCCGGCCGCGCATGGCGCCGCCCTTAA
- the tal gene encoding transaldolase, translating to MTAIDDLFAQGTSTWLDDLSRDRITSGNLEQIKKDKSIVGVTTNPAIFAGAMSKGTAYDEQLAELKKGNVGVDEAVYAMSIKDVQDACDLFLDTFEATGGKDGRVSIEVDPRHADDEEKTVAQAQELWDMVDRPNVMIKIPATDASLPAITHSLANGISVNVTLIFSVERYKQVIDAYKAGIAQAKDNGHDVSAIHSVASFFVSRMDTEVDNRLDAIGSAEALALRGKAGVANARLAYQLFLDEFDEAAMAQLPDGANKQRPLWASTGVKNPEYPKTLYVTELAGPDTVNTMPEPTIDAALEANNIVGDTLTGKAEESQKIFDQLAAVGIDLDDVVRVLEKEGVDKFVDAWQELLDSMLSNLGKDA from the coding sequence GTGACCGCCATCGATGATCTTTTCGCCCAAGGCACCTCTACCTGGCTCGACGACCTCTCCCGTGACCGCATCACCTCCGGCAACCTGGAGCAGATTAAGAAAGACAAGTCGATCGTGGGTGTGACCACGAACCCCGCGATTTTCGCTGGTGCGATGAGCAAGGGCACTGCCTACGACGAGCAGCTAGCTGAGCTGAAGAAAGGCAACGTTGGCGTGGACGAGGCCGTCTACGCGATGTCCATCAAGGACGTACAGGACGCTTGCGATCTGTTCTTGGACACCTTCGAGGCAACGGGCGGCAAGGATGGCCGCGTGTCCATTGAGGTTGACCCACGCCACGCTGACGATGAGGAAAAGACCGTGGCCCAGGCGCAGGAGCTCTGGGACATGGTCGATCGCCCAAACGTGATGATCAAGATCCCGGCTACCGACGCGTCGCTGCCTGCCATCACGCACTCGTTGGCAAACGGCATTTCCGTGAACGTGACGCTGATCTTCTCCGTTGAGCGCTACAAGCAGGTCATTGACGCCTACAAGGCCGGTATTGCCCAGGCGAAGGACAATGGCCACGATGTGTCTGCGATCCACTCGGTGGCATCCTTCTTCGTCTCCCGCATGGACACCGAAGTGGACAACCGTCTTGACGCCATCGGTTCCGCGGAGGCACTTGCTCTGCGTGGCAAGGCTGGCGTTGCCAACGCACGTCTGGCGTACCAGCTGTTCCTCGACGAGTTCGATGAAGCCGCGATGGCGCAGCTTCCCGACGGGGCGAATAAGCAGCGCCCGCTGTGGGCATCCACCGGTGTAAAGAACCCGGAGTACCCGAAGACGCTGTACGTCACGGAGCTTGCTGGCCCGGATACCGTGAACACTATGCCGGAGCCCACCATCGACGCCGCGCTCGAGGCAAACAACATCGTCGGCGACACGCTGACCGGTAAGGCTGAAGAATCCCAGAAGATCTTTGACCAGCTCGCCGCCGTCGGCATTGATCTCGACGACGTGGTGCGCGTCCTGGAAAAGGAGGGCGTGGACAAGTTCGTCGACGCATGGCAGGAGCTGCTGGATTCCATGCTGTCTAACCTTGGAAAGGACGCATAA
- the tkt gene encoding transketolase, translated as MTVRNYPADWTEADTRAVDTIRVLAADAVENCGSGHPGTAMSLAPLAYTLYQRVLVHDPKDPHWVGRDRFVLSNGHSSLTQYIQLYLGGFGLEIEDLKALRTWGSKTPGHPEYNHTAGVEITTGPLGQGLASSVGMAMASRRERALYDPNAAEGESIFDHYIYVVAGDGDLQEGVTSEACSLAGTQQLGNLIAFWDDNRISIEDDTQIAFTEDVLKRYEAYGWQTLTVESGEDVVAILEAVEKAKAETNRPTMIRVKTVIGFPAPTLQNTGAAHGAALGAEEVAAVKEILGFDPQVNFPVEEEVIAHTRQLVERGAAAHREWQARFDDWAAANPDNKALFDRLTARELPDGWDAELPTWEPDAKGLATRKASEASIQALAATLPELWGGSADLAGSNNTLIKGADSFGPQEISTDMFTANRNGRNLHFGIREHAMGSIMNGIALHGGTRVYGGTFLIFSEYLYPAIRVAALSGIDGYYVFTHDSIGLGEDGPTHQPVETLAALRAIPDLAVIRPADANETAAAWRAAIAGREQPKAFALSRQDLPVLEGTKEKAREGVERGGYVLVNESGDTPDVILIGSGSEVQYAVQAAEQLERDGVSARVVSMPSIDWFLEQDEDYIHSVLPPAVRARVSVEAGVAMPWHRFTGDHGRNISLEHFGASAPGSELFTRFGFTADAVVAAARESLESVQAN; from the coding sequence ATGACCGTCCGCAATTACCCCGCGGATTGGACAGAGGCGGACACGCGCGCGGTAGACACGATCCGAGTGCTTGCTGCTGACGCGGTGGAGAACTGCGGTTCGGGCCACCCGGGCACCGCAATGTCCTTGGCGCCGTTGGCGTACACCCTGTACCAGCGCGTGCTGGTCCACGACCCGAAGGACCCGCACTGGGTGGGCCGTGACCGCTTCGTGCTGTCCAACGGCCACTCCTCCCTGACGCAGTACATTCAGCTCTACCTCGGTGGTTTCGGTTTGGAGATCGAGGATCTTAAGGCACTGCGCACCTGGGGCTCAAAGACCCCGGGCCACCCGGAGTACAACCACACCGCTGGAGTGGAGATCACCACGGGTCCCCTGGGCCAGGGTCTCGCGTCGTCCGTCGGTATGGCTATGGCTTCGCGCCGCGAGCGCGCGCTGTATGACCCGAATGCCGCCGAGGGCGAGTCGATCTTTGACCACTACATCTACGTCGTTGCTGGCGACGGTGATCTGCAGGAAGGTGTCACCTCAGAAGCATGCTCGCTGGCAGGTACGCAGCAGCTGGGCAACCTCATCGCATTCTGGGATGACAACCGCATCTCCATCGAGGACGACACGCAGATTGCCTTCACCGAGGATGTTCTGAAGCGCTACGAGGCCTACGGTTGGCAGACGCTGACCGTGGAATCCGGTGAAGATGTTGTTGCGATCCTTGAGGCCGTCGAGAAGGCAAAGGCGGAGACCAACCGCCCGACGATGATCCGTGTGAAGACAGTGATTGGCTTCCCGGCACCGACGCTGCAGAACACCGGCGCCGCCCACGGTGCTGCCCTGGGTGCTGAAGAAGTTGCGGCAGTCAAAGAGATCCTTGGGTTCGACCCGCAGGTGAACTTCCCGGTGGAAGAGGAAGTCATTGCACACACGCGTCAGCTGGTGGAGCGCGGTGCGGCGGCTCACCGCGAGTGGCAAGCGCGTTTCGACGATTGGGCGGCCGCGAACCCGGACAACAAGGCGCTCTTCGACCGCCTCACCGCGCGCGAGCTTCCCGACGGCTGGGATGCGGAGCTTCCCACCTGGGAGCCAGACGCAAAGGGTCTCGCCACCCGTAAAGCATCTGAAGCGTCGATCCAGGCACTGGCTGCCACCCTTCCCGAGCTGTGGGGCGGTTCTGCCGACCTTGCAGGTTCCAACAACACCCTGATCAAGGGCGCGGATTCCTTCGGTCCGCAGGAGATTTCCACTGACATGTTCACGGCCAACCGCAACGGCCGGAACTTGCACTTTGGTATCCGTGAGCACGCAATGGGTTCGATCATGAACGGTATTGCCCTTCACGGCGGCACACGCGTGTACGGCGGCACGTTCCTCATCTTCTCCGAGTACCTCTACCCCGCTATCCGCGTTGCCGCTCTGTCCGGCATCGACGGCTACTACGTGTTCACGCACGACTCCATCGGCCTGGGTGAGGACGGCCCGACACACCAGCCGGTAGAAACCCTGGCGGCGCTGCGCGCGATCCCGGACCTGGCAGTGATCCGCCCGGCTGACGCGAATGAGACCGCGGCGGCATGGCGCGCGGCAATCGCGGGCCGGGAGCAACCCAAGGCCTTCGCGCTTTCCCGCCAGGACCTCCCGGTGCTGGAAGGCACGAAGGAAAAGGCCCGCGAGGGTGTCGAGCGCGGCGGATACGTCTTGGTGAACGAGTCTGGTGACACCCCGGATGTGATCCTCATCGGCTCTGGCTCTGAGGTGCAGTACGCGGTTCAAGCAGCCGAGCAGCTTGAACGCGACGGTGTCTCCGCGCGCGTGGTGTCCATGCCGTCGATCGACTGGTTCCTCGAGCAAGACGAGGACTACATCCACAGCGTTCTTCCACCGGCCGTTCGTGCTCGCGTGTCGGTGGAAGCCGGTGTGGCTATGCCATGGCACCGCTTCACCGGTGACCACGGCCGCAACATCTCCCTGGAGCACTTCGGTGCGTCGGCCCCGGGCAGCGAGCTGTTCACCCGCTTCGGCTTCACCGCCGACGCAGTGGTTGCCGCTGCTCGCGAGTCGCTCGAGTCGGTTCAAGCAAACTAA
- a CDS encoding CapA family protein, whose product MLSLRSDARRVSTIAFAPFIVTLLALCTAFSLTGCKVDSENVGGEGATTTTESRGDATVRVRAMGDILIHQEVYADAAVKAEAAGKQGYDFAPMFDPVRRYMENADLTTANMEVPVAGPEFELSGYPMFNAPAEVIDALKGAGVDIVNNATNHTLDRGVEGVKASNANIASYGMPYVGAYTSWEDKKKPRILDVNGMKIGFVAYSYGANGNVLPDGEEYALSLIDHDAMRREISELDKQVDATICIIHAGEEYENYPNDYQKETVAVAREAGADYVQGGHPHVLQPFELYDDGTGTWFSHGNFLSAQYDEVNKVGGIGEYTLTKKADGTVEVSGYRFMPTYTIGEPQTSEFSVVPLVDAAKMGYVDGEQWMRELEDLMNTYTHVDVVDYLD is encoded by the coding sequence ATGCTCTCGCTTAGATCTGACGCACGCCGCGTATCGACGATCGCCTTTGCACCATTCATCGTCACACTCCTGGCCCTGTGTACCGCGTTTTCCCTGACCGGCTGCAAGGTCGACTCCGAAAATGTCGGGGGTGAAGGCGCCACAACGACCACGGAATCTCGTGGCGATGCAACTGTACGGGTGCGCGCGATGGGTGACATTCTGATCCACCAGGAGGTCTACGCCGATGCCGCCGTGAAAGCCGAGGCAGCGGGTAAGCAGGGTTATGACTTTGCCCCGATGTTTGATCCGGTTCGGCGGTACATGGAAAACGCTGACCTGACGACGGCGAACATGGAGGTCCCCGTTGCTGGCCCAGAGTTTGAGCTGTCAGGGTACCCGATGTTCAATGCCCCGGCGGAGGTGATTGACGCGCTGAAAGGCGCTGGCGTGGACATTGTGAATAACGCCACCAACCACACGCTTGACCGCGGGGTGGAGGGAGTCAAGGCATCAAATGCGAACATCGCGAGCTACGGCATGCCATACGTGGGTGCCTACACCTCTTGGGAGGACAAAAAGAAGCCCAGGATCTTGGATGTCAACGGGATGAAGATCGGCTTCGTGGCTTATTCCTACGGGGCGAACGGAAATGTGCTTCCAGATGGCGAGGAGTACGCGCTAAGCCTCATTGATCACGACGCGATGCGGCGGGAGATTTCAGAGCTGGACAAGCAGGTGGATGCGACGATCTGCATCATCCACGCTGGCGAAGAGTATGAGAACTATCCGAACGATTACCAAAAGGAAACCGTTGCCGTCGCGCGTGAGGCGGGCGCGGATTACGTCCAGGGCGGCCACCCGCATGTGCTTCAGCCTTTCGAGCTTTACGACGACGGGACGGGAACGTGGTTCTCCCACGGCAACTTCCTCTCGGCTCAGTATGACGAGGTGAACAAGGTCGGCGGCATCGGTGAGTACACGTTGACCAAGAAAGCAGACGGCACAGTGGAGGTGAGCGGTTACCGCTTCATGCCGACGTACACGATCGGTGAGCCGCAAACGTCTGAGTTCTCCGTCGTGCCCCTGGTGGACGCGGCAAAGATGGGGTACGTCGACGGCGAGCAATGGATGAGGGAGCTAGAAGACCTCATGAACACCTACACCCACGTCGACGTGGTGGATTACCTGGACTAG
- a CDS encoding heme o synthase, whose translation METIKAYFALTKPRVIELLLVAAIPAMLQANRGTVDLWLILATLLGGWMGAGAANTFNMVADYDIDQLMGRTRARPLVRQKVTKNRAAVFAWALLILSVLWLWLVCKSWLAAVFIIFTNVFYVFVYTKWLKRRTWQNVIWGGAAGCMPVLVGWAAIRDNVHDGSPDHWWQAIVLFMIIFFWTPPHTWALAMKYKDDYARANVPMLPVVASAEETTKQILIYSWLTVVTSLIIVPAAGWIYLVVAVASGVIFLVVATRLHRGVVAGEPVKPLTLFILSNNYLALLFLGLSVDAVLGWQTISEFVAAL comes from the coding sequence TTGGAGACCATCAAGGCGTATTTCGCGTTGACGAAGCCGAGGGTCATTGAGCTGCTCCTCGTCGCCGCGATTCCCGCGATGCTCCAGGCGAACCGGGGCACGGTTGATCTGTGGCTGATTCTGGCGACGCTGCTTGGCGGCTGGATGGGTGCCGGCGCTGCCAACACCTTCAACATGGTCGCGGATTATGACATTGATCAGCTGATGGGCCGCACCCGCGCCCGGCCGTTGGTCCGGCAGAAGGTGACCAAAAACCGCGCCGCCGTTTTCGCGTGGGCGCTGTTGATCCTCTCCGTCCTGTGGCTGTGGCTGGTGTGTAAGTCGTGGCTGGCCGCAGTGTTCATCATCTTCACCAACGTCTTCTACGTCTTCGTCTACACGAAGTGGCTGAAGCGCAGGACCTGGCAGAACGTGATCTGGGGCGGTGCCGCTGGTTGCATGCCGGTCCTAGTCGGATGGGCGGCTATCCGCGACAACGTCCACGATGGTTCCCCCGACCACTGGTGGCAGGCCATCGTTTTGTTCATGATCATCTTCTTCTGGACTCCGCCGCACACCTGGGCCTTGGCCATGAAGTACAAAGACGATTACGCCCGCGCCAACGTTCCGATGCTGCCAGTCGTTGCTTCCGCGGAAGAGACCACGAAGCAGATCCTCATCTACTCGTGGCTAACCGTTGTGACCTCACTGATCATCGTTCCCGCCGCTGGTTGGATTTACTTGGTCGTAGCCGTTGCGTCAGGCGTGATTTTCCTGGTGGTAGCAACCCGTCTGCACCGCGGCGTTGTCGCTGGCGAACCCGTGAAGCCATTGACGCTCTTCATCCTGTCGAACAATTACCTAGCCCTTTTGTTCTTGGGCCTTTCCGTCGACGCGGTCCTTGGCTGGCAGACCATCAGCGAGTTCGTCGCGGCCCTCTAA
- a CDS encoding COX15/CtaA family protein, which produces MLLLIAQGGITFTGSLVRVTGSGLGCDTWPLCHEGSLFPVPGANPWVHQIIEFGNRTLTFVVAAASIAVFVSVLLAQRRKEIITLSVISGLGVVLQAVIGGISVLMDLRWWAVAIHFLPSMVLVWVAAMLYMRIAESDTGVKTQVFPNAIRTLTIVAAVALCLVLVTGTMVTGSGPHSGDAAVGMENRLQMDTRMLAYVHAACMYVYLGFTLAIALLLRRAKAPADAQRTAYVLIVMVIVQWAVGVSQFYLGVPRWTVPVHIIMSAVVVAFSAFLYTHGKRRLPLLTDAPAAGAPAVNSPAVSTPATETR; this is translated from the coding sequence ATGCTGCTCTTGATCGCCCAGGGAGGAATCACCTTCACCGGGTCCTTGGTCCGCGTGACCGGCTCCGGATTGGGCTGTGATACGTGGCCGCTTTGCCACGAGGGCTCCCTCTTCCCCGTGCCGGGTGCAAACCCGTGGGTGCACCAGATCATCGAGTTTGGTAACCGCACGCTGACCTTCGTCGTTGCTGCTGCCTCGATCGCTGTGTTCGTGTCGGTCCTGTTAGCGCAGCGGCGCAAAGAAATTATCACCCTATCGGTGATCTCTGGTCTCGGCGTCGTCCTTCAGGCTGTGATCGGCGGAATCTCTGTTCTCATGGATCTGCGCTGGTGGGCGGTGGCAATCCACTTCCTGCCGTCGATGGTTCTGGTGTGGGTTGCAGCCATGCTCTACATGCGCATTGCTGAAAGCGATACCGGCGTGAAGACCCAAGTGTTCCCGAACGCGATCCGCACTCTCACCATCGTCGCAGCCGTCGCGCTCTGCCTCGTCCTTGTAACCGGCACTATGGTCACTGGCTCTGGTCCCCACTCCGGTGACGCCGCCGTCGGCATGGAAAACCGCCTCCAGATGGACACCCGCATGCTGGCCTACGTTCACGCTGCCTGCATGTACGTCTACCTCGGTTTCACGCTGGCCATCGCCTTGTTGCTGCGCCGCGCTAAAGCCCCGGCCGACGCGCAGCGCACCGCCTACGTTCTCATCGTCATGGTGATAGTCCAATGGGCCGTCGGCGTTAGCCAGTTCTACCTCGGCGTTCCGCGCTGGACAGTGCCTGTCCACATCATTATGAGCGCCGTCGTCGTGGCCTTCAGCGCCTTCCTCTACACGCATGGCAAACGGCGCCTGCCCCTCCTCACTGACGCACCAGCCGCCGGCGCCCCGGCCGTCAACTCCCCAGCCGTCAGCACCCCGGCCACCGAGACCCGCTAG
- a CDS encoding ABC transporter permease: MDITPGTFTPAPQRASVTDMVAAQGKIESKLMLRHGEQLLLNLVIPAAILLGSVFAPFFGEEATLNDIVPMVFSVAAASAGFTGQAIALAFDRRYGALKRTGASGVPAWTIIAGKIIAVFATVLIQIIVLGGLSLILGWSVSFLGVVLGLCTLFIGVTAFASLGLLMGGTLSSEVVLACANLIWLVLFAVLGWVVYSGHLGDPGFWDLVPSVALASAMNGAVQGSVNATACLSLIAWAAVSVFGASRWFRFEG; the protein is encoded by the coding sequence ATGGACATCACACCAGGAACGTTCACTCCCGCGCCGCAACGCGCCAGCGTCACAGACATGGTTGCCGCACAAGGGAAGATCGAATCCAAACTTATGCTCCGCCACGGCGAGCAGCTGCTGCTCAACCTGGTCATCCCAGCAGCGATTCTTCTCGGCTCAGTTTTCGCCCCGTTCTTCGGTGAGGAGGCCACGCTCAACGACATCGTCCCCATGGTGTTCTCGGTAGCCGCCGCCAGTGCCGGGTTCACGGGCCAGGCGATCGCTCTCGCTTTCGATCGTCGATACGGCGCGCTCAAACGCACAGGCGCATCCGGTGTGCCCGCGTGGACCATCATCGCGGGCAAGATCATCGCGGTGTTCGCCACCGTGCTAATTCAGATCATCGTGCTTGGCGGCCTCTCACTGATTCTCGGGTGGAGCGTGAGCTTCCTCGGCGTTGTTTTGGGGCTGTGCACGCTCTTCATCGGTGTTACGGCCTTTGCTTCACTCGGTCTGCTCATGGGTGGCACCCTGTCGTCCGAGGTTGTGTTGGCCTGCGCGAACCTAATCTGGCTCGTGCTCTTCGCTGTCCTCGGTTGGGTTGTCTACTCCGGGCACCTGGGGGATCCCGGATTTTGGGATCTGGTCCCTTCCGTCGCACTGGCCAGCGCCATGAACGGCGCCGTGCAGGGGTCCGTGAACGCCACCGCGTGCCTCTCTCTTATAGCCTGGGCAGCCGTTTCCGTGTTCGGCGCTTCCCGCTGGTTCCGGTTTGAGGGCTAA
- a CDS encoding ABC transporter ATP-binding protein, with amino-acid sequence MSTSDSAKPTRAAARATNARAGEVVLSVDNVVKRFGEKTAVNGLSFEVGAGEIFALLGPNGAGKTTTIEMCEGFGRPDSGRITVLGLDPQKEPEKVRSRIGIMLQGGGSYSGIKVREMLNLTASYNKDPLDPEWLIELFGLSGVANTTYRRLSGGQQQRLSFALALIGRPELVFLDEPTAGMDAQTRRATWDLIGALREDGVTVILTTHMMPEAEALADQIAIIDHGKLIAWGTPAEITSSDHTPFIEITTDRPLDLTEKWRDASGKPVVLTRSGELSYQIEGDPSPDLIAAVAHEAACQGVLIHQLGVARKSLEDVFLDLTGRELRS; translated from the coding sequence ATGAGTACGTCAGATTCCGCGAAACCGACGCGTGCCGCCGCGCGTGCCACCAACGCACGAGCTGGTGAAGTAGTGCTGAGCGTGGACAACGTGGTCAAACGCTTCGGTGAGAAGACCGCGGTGAACGGCCTGAGCTTTGAGGTAGGCGCGGGAGAAATTTTTGCGCTGCTGGGCCCCAACGGGGCCGGCAAGACAACGACGATTGAGATGTGTGAGGGCTTCGGCCGCCCCGACAGCGGCCGGATAACGGTTTTGGGCCTTGATCCGCAAAAGGAGCCCGAAAAGGTCCGCTCGCGCATCGGCATCATGCTCCAAGGCGGCGGGAGCTACTCCGGCATCAAGGTTCGCGAAATGCTGAACCTCACGGCCTCCTACAACAAGGATCCGCTTGATCCGGAATGGCTCATCGAGCTCTTTGGTCTCAGCGGCGTTGCTAACACCACGTACCGGCGCTTGTCCGGTGGGCAGCAGCAGCGTCTTTCCTTCGCTCTGGCACTCATCGGACGGCCGGAATTAGTGTTCCTGGACGAGCCAACTGCCGGGATGGACGCCCAAACCCGCCGGGCCACGTGGGACCTCATTGGCGCCTTGCGTGAGGACGGGGTGACGGTGATTCTGACAACCCACATGATGCCGGAAGCAGAGGCACTGGCGGATCAAATCGCGATCATCGACCACGGGAAACTGATAGCTTGGGGCACGCCCGCTGAGATCACTTCTTCAGATCACACTCCGTTTATTGAGATCACCACGGACCGCCCGCTTGACCTCACCGAGAAGTGGCGCGATGCGTCCGGCAAGCCGGTCGTGCTCACCCGCTCCGGCGAGTTGAGCTACCAGATTGAAGGCGACCCGAGCCCTGATCTCATTGCCGCCGTTGCCCACGAGGCCGCGTGCCAAGGCGTTCTAATTCACCAGCTTGGCGTGGCCCGCAAGAGCCTCGAAGACGTCTTTCTGGACCTCACCGGACGGGAGCTGCGTAGTTAA